The following DNA comes from Synergistaceae bacterium.
CGAGACCCGCCTCCCCCTCCATCGCGCCGATCAAGATGATCTGGCCTATCAAGGGGGGTACGCCCCCGGTGAAGACCGGCACGAGCTTCGGTGAAGGGCTCGCCGTCAGGGCCTCTCCGGGGGAATCGGTCCACGCCGCCGCGGACGCGACTGTCCTGCATGGCGGTTGGATGAGAAACTTCGGCAACGCGGTCTACCTGAACCACGGGAACGGGATCGCCACTTTCTACGGCGGGCTGGGAATTCTGTATGTAAAATCCGGGGAGAAGGTCGGTCAGGGGGACAGGATCGCTCTCGTCGGCGAAGGGCAGGACACGGAGCCAAAGTTCATCTTTCACGTGCTCAAGGAGGGAAAATCCGTCGACCCGGCGCCCTGGCTAGGACAGATTCAGTAGCCACGACCGAACATGATCCTCTTTGCGAAGGTTCTCGATTAAGAGATTGACAACCGTCCGCCTCGGTGATAAACATGGGACACAATGTCCCACGTTGGAGGTGAAGGATGAGTCGTATCGATGACCGTATCAAACAGGGCTCTGTGTTCAGGGTAACGGCGATAATGGAGTCCTTGACCGAGGAGCCCTTCTCCATGTCGGTTCGCGACATAGAGGACAGGACGGGAATCCCTAGAAGCACGGCCCACCGCATTCTCTCCTCGTTGGAGGGTGTGGGCTGGGTTAACCAAGACCAGTCGACCGGCGGCTTCCGCCCAGGCTTGCGGTTTCTCATGCTCTCAAACAAGTCCTCGTACTACGACGAGCTGGTCAAGGCCGCAGGCCCGGTCATGACAAGCCTGATGAATGAGACTGGTTGCACGTCGGTGCTGAGCGTCGCGGAGGGCCCTATAGGCCTGTGCGTACACTCAGTCGAGCCTCCGTCGCCGATGAAGTTTACGGCGCACCGGGGGATGAGCATCCCGCTTCACGCGGGTGCGACGGGGAAAATCCTGCTGGCGTACTCCAGCCCCGAGGTGCGGACGGAGGTACTATCCTCCCCGCTTCACTCGCCGATCGACGGATCGGAGGTCGATAGAGCGGCGCTCGAGGAGGAGCTCGTCCGGGTCAGGGAGGCGGGCTACGCTTTCAGTCGCGAGGAGTGGATGAAGCACGCGGGCGACATAAGCGTGCCGGTGTTCAACGGAAAAAGGGAGTTCATCGCGCAGATAGGAGTGGCGGGGTTCGCAGAGACGGTCTTCCAGGCGTTCGACGACAGCCTGCGCCTTCTTAAGAGAGCCGCTCTCAGCCTGGAAAACTCCTTTTGACCGCTTACCGTTTCGGAGGTGGAAATATTATGTCGGCAGTGAACGAGATGAACAGAGATGCCATGACGATCAGGCTGGAGGGGCCCCTGCCCGCCTACCCTTCATTCGTGGAGGGAATAAGACGCGCCCCCGACAGGGGATGGACGTTGAACCGCGCCGAGACCGAGCTGGCGCTCAGGAACGCGCTTCGCTACGTCCCGGAAGAGCATCACGAGGAGTTGATCCCGGAGTTCCTGGAGGAGCTTCGCACGAGGGGGCGGATCTACGCCTACCGCTTCCGCCCGGAGGGGAGGATCAAGGGGCGTCCGGTAGACGAGTACAGGGGAAAGTGCCTCGCAGGGAAGGCGTTCCAGGTGATGATAGACAACAACCTGGACTTCGAGACCGCCCTCTACCCCTACGAGCTGGTGACCTACGGCGAGACGGGGCAGGTGTGTCAGAACTGGCTGCAGTACCGCCTGATAATGAAATACCTGGAGGAGCTGACCGAGGACACCACCCTCGTCGTATCCAGCGGGCACCCGACGGGTCTCTTCAGATCCCGCCCGGAGGCCCCGCGTGCGATAGTGACGAACGGGCTACTGGTCGGCCTGTTCGACAACCCGTCCGACTGGCACAGGGGGATGCAGCTGGGGGTCACGAACTACGGCCAGATGACGGCGGGCGGCTGGATGTACATAGGCCCGCAGGGCATAGTGCACGGCACCTTCAACAGCATTCTGAACGCCGCTCGCCAGAGGCTCAACGTCGGCGACAAGGGCAACCTGGCGGGGATACTGTTCGTCTCCTCCGGGCTCGGCGGAATGAGCGGCGCACAGCCGAAGGCCGTGGAGATAGCGGGCGGGGTGGGGATAATCGCCGAGGTCGATTACTCGAGGATCGAGACCCGACACGGGCAGGGATGGGTATCCAAGGTCACGGACAGCTGCGAGGAGGCGTTCCGGCTGGCGGAAGAGGCCTGCAAGGCCCGTAAGTCTCTCTCGGTCGCCTACCACGGCAATATAGTGGACCTGCTTCAGTACGCTCTGAACCACGAAGTCCCGATACCGCTGCTGTCGGATCAGACATCTTGCCACGACCCGTACGGAGGGGGATACTGCCCGCAGGGCCTTACCTTCGATCAGCGCACCGAGATGCTCTCAAAGGATCCCGAGCAGTTCAAGCGCAAGGTCGACCAGTCCCTGAGGTCGCACTACGAGGCGATAAAGAAGCTGGTGGACGGAGGGACGTACTTCTTCGACTACGGCAACTCCTTCATGCGCGCGGTCTACGACGCCGGAGTGACCGAGATCTGCAAAAACGGCGAGAACACCTACGACGGCTTCATCTGGCCCTCCTATGTCGAGGACATCATGGGCCCTGTGCTGTTCGACTACGGCTACGGGCCCTTCCGCTGGGTATGCCTGAGCGGGAAACCGGAGGACCTGAGCAAGACCGACCGCGCGGCAATGGAGTGCATCGACCCCGATCGCCGACCGCAGGACTACGACAACTGGGTCTGGATAAGGGATGCGGAGAAGAACGCCCTCGTCGTCGGTACACAGGCTAGAATACTTTACCAGGATGCGGAGGGGCGCACCGAGATAGCCCTTAAGTTCAACGATATGGTAAGGCGGGGTGAGATCGGGCCGGTGATGCTCGGTCGGGATCATCACGACGTCTCGGGCACGGACTCGCCCTATAGGGAGACGGCCAACATCAAGGACGGCAGCAACATCTGCGCGGACATGGCCACCCTCTGCTTCGCAGGTAACGCGGCGCGTGGAATGAGCCTGTGCGCACTTCACAACGGCGGAGGGGTCGGCGTGGGCAAGTCGATAAACGGCGGCTTCGGGCTTCTGCTGGACGGAACCGAGCGCACCGACGAGATAATCAAGTCCGCGATGATGTGGGATGTCCTGGGCGGGGTCGCTCGCAGGGCCTGGGCATGCAACCCGAACTCGATGGAGGTCGGCCGGGAGATGAACAAGAAGTACCCCGGCGCCTACCATATATCCCTGCCCTACGAATCATCCGACGAAGCCGTGAGGAACGCCGTCGACGCCATGTTCGACTGATGAGCGAGCCCGACTGATAAAGGCTTGTCGTCAACAGGAAAGGTGAGATGAATGAGAGTGGTACGGAAAACGCCGGAGGACTATATTCCCATGCCATGGAAGAACGGCGGCGGTGTCACACACGAGGTCTTCATACATCCCGAGGGGTCGTCCCTCGAAAAGGGGGGGTTTCAGTGGAGGCTGAGCTCCGCCAACATCTCCGAGGCGGGCCAGTTTTCGCTCTTCCCCGGATATGACAGGGTGATATTTCTTCTGTCCGGGAAAGGCATGAACATCTCGGTGGACGGCTCGACCGTATCGCTGCTCTCTCACTTCGATTCGCTTCGCTTTCACGGCGAGCGAGAGACATCCTGCTCGCTGGTCGAAGGTCCTGTGACCGACTTCAACATATTCTGCCGAAGAGCCTCGTACACATGCGAATACCGGCAGCTTGCGCCCAAGAGAGAGGCCGAAAGACTCTTCCTTCCGGGCGATACAACGATTCTTTTCTGCCTGCGAGGCGAGGCCGCCGTGGAGATCGATGAGGAACGTCACCTCCTCAGGGAGATGGACATGATAGGAGTGCTCGGTCACACTTGGGGACAATCCCTGAGCATCAGACATGGAGAGACCTCCAGGCTGCTGTTCATAACTCTCTCAAGGCGTAGAAAACCTGCACCGTAGAGGTATTGGCGAGTCAGGTGAACAGAGCGCGGCCGAACGGCGAAATCCGTCCGGCCGCGCTGGTTTTTTCTTGGCCCCCTGAAACCCAGCGATCAGCCGGCCCGGTTCAGCTCCCGGTGCTTCATCAGGATGCGTACGGCGTTGGTGGCTGCTCCCGTGCGGATGTTGTCAGCGACGTTCCAGATCAGGAAGCGCCTGTCGTCGAACGACCTGAGACGGCAGACATGAGACTCGTCGCTGCCTGCTATCTCGATCGGGGAGACCATGTCGTCGGTGTGTCGGACGGTCTCCGACTCGTCCAATGCCTCCGCCAGCGAACTCATGTCGAATGATGTACGAGTCTCGACGAAGATGGACTCCGAGTGTCCGTAATACACGGGTACACGAATCGCGGTCGGCCAGATGGATATCTCCGGATCGCGCAGTATCCTCCTGGTCTCGTCCACCAGCTTCATCTCCTCGTCGGTGAAGCCGCTGTCCAGGAGAGCCCCTATCTGCGGGACGACGTTGAGATGGATCTGCCTGATGAACTTCTTCGGCGAGATTTTACCCTCCATCTGGTCGTTAAGCTCGTCGATGCCGCTCTTGCCCGCACCCGACACAGCCTGGTAGGTGCTCACGACGATCGTCTTTATTCCGAAGCGCTCGTGAACGAGGTGGAGGGCCAGGACCATCTGGATCGTAGAGCAGTTCGGGTTGGCGATTATCCCTCTTTCGTACCCCTTGAGCAGGTCGCTGTTTATCTCCGGCACCACAAGCGGAACCGCCGGGTCCATCCTGAAGGCGGACGAGTTGTCTATCACCACGGTGCCCGCCTCCGATGCGAGGGGTGCGTACTCCCTCGAGACGGCCCCTCCCGCAGAGAAGAGAAGGTAGTCGTACCCAAGGCCCATCGCGCGCTTGTCAAGCTCCTTGACCTCGTGGCTCGCGCCGCGAAACTCCACTTTGGTGCCCGCGCTCCTCGCCGAGGCGTAAAAGTCTATCTCCTTCGGCCTGACATCCCGCTCCTGGAGGACCTTGATCATCGTACGACCCACTTCACCCGTAGCGCCCACAACGGCGATCTTCAATAAACGCATCCCCTTTCAAAGATGGAATTGGGCCCGTCCCGTGAAGGAACGAGCCCATTTCGCACGGTTTTTCAGGGGATTATATGAGGACAAATGACGTATGTCAATAGATTTTTCTCGAAAAGTGGTTTATAATGGCGCAAGACATCTTCGGGGCGGGGTGAGACTCCCCACCGGCGGTGATGAGTCGTGCTCTTCCGAGAGTGCAGGCTACGAGTCCGCGAGCCGAGAGGCTGATCCGGTTAGAATCCGGAGCCGACTGTGAGGCATGCCGGGGTAATCCGGGCAGCCAAGTCAGGATGAAAGAAGATGAAAGAGGCCGCGAAGACGCCCCGAACGCGATGTTCGGGGCTTATTTTTTGGAAAGGATCTGATAATGAATGGAAGCCGTATCACGTTTCAATACTCGCAGGCTCGTCTGGACCGCTCTTCTCTCGGCAGTCGCGACGGTCCTGATGTACCTGGACACCGCCCTGCCGATCTTCCCGAGGTTCCTCAAGTTCGACCTCTCCGACCTGCCTCCCCTGATCGCGGCCTTTGCCTACGGTCCCGTCACGGGGGTGCTCTGCGAGCTGGTCAAAAACCTGATCCATATGCTGACCACATCCTCCGCGGGCATAGGCCAACTCGCAAATTTCCTAATGGGGTCCGCTCTGGTGATCCCCGCCGGGATGATATACAGGGCCGACAGGACGAAAAAGGGCGCGATAAAAGGCCTCCTGGCTGGCACGGTCTTCACCACCATCATTGCGGCCTTCGCCAACTATTTCGTACTGCTTCCCTTCTACTCGCACCTGATGCCCATAGAG
Coding sequences within:
- a CDS encoding IclR family transcriptional regulator; this translates as MSRIDDRIKQGSVFRVTAIMESLTEEPFSMSVRDIEDRTGIPRSTAHRILSSLEGVGWVNQDQSTGGFRPGLRFLMLSNKSSYYDELVKAAGPVMTSLMNETGCTSVLSVAEGPIGLCVHSVEPPSPMKFTAHRGMSIPLHAGATGKILLAYSSPEVRTEVLSSPLHSPIDGSEVDRAALEEELVRVREAGYAFSREEWMKHAGDISVPVFNGKREFIAQIGVAGFAETVFQAFDDSLRLLKRAALSLENSF
- a CDS encoding urocanate hydratase; the protein is MSAVNEMNRDAMTIRLEGPLPAYPSFVEGIRRAPDRGWTLNRAETELALRNALRYVPEEHHEELIPEFLEELRTRGRIYAYRFRPEGRIKGRPVDEYRGKCLAGKAFQVMIDNNLDFETALYPYELVTYGETGQVCQNWLQYRLIMKYLEELTEDTTLVVSSGHPTGLFRSRPEAPRAIVTNGLLVGLFDNPSDWHRGMQLGVTNYGQMTAGGWMYIGPQGIVHGTFNSILNAARQRLNVGDKGNLAGILFVSSGLGGMSGAQPKAVEIAGGVGIIAEVDYSRIETRHGQGWVSKVTDSCEEAFRLAEEACKARKSLSVAYHGNIVDLLQYALNHEVPIPLLSDQTSCHDPYGGGYCPQGLTFDQRTEMLSKDPEQFKRKVDQSLRSHYEAIKKLVDGGTYFFDYGNSFMRAVYDAGVTEICKNGENTYDGFIWPSYVEDIMGPVLFDYGYGPFRWVCLSGKPEDLSKTDRAAMECIDPDRRPQDYDNWVWIRDAEKNALVVGTQARILYQDAEGRTEIALKFNDMVRRGEIGPVMLGRDHHDVSGTDSPYRETANIKDGSNICADMATLCFAGNAARGMSLCALHNGGGVGVGKSINGGFGLLLDGTERTDEIIKSAMMWDVLGGVARRAWACNPNSMEVGREMNKKYPGAYHISLPYESSDEAVRNAVDAMFD
- a CDS encoding HutD family protein, whose product is MPWKNGGGVTHEVFIHPEGSSLEKGGFQWRLSSANISEAGQFSLFPGYDRVIFLLSGKGMNISVDGSTVSLLSHFDSLRFHGERETSCSLVEGPVTDFNIFCRRASYTCEYRQLAPKREAERLFLPGDTTILFCLRGEAAVEIDEERHLLREMDMIGVLGHTWGQSLSIRHGETSRLLFITLSRRRKPAP
- a CDS encoding aspartate-semialdehyde dehydrogenase; translation: MKIAVVGATGEVGRTMIKVLQERDVRPKEIDFYASARSAGTKVEFRGASHEVKELDKRAMGLGYDYLLFSAGGAVSREYAPLASEAGTVVIDNSSAFRMDPAVPLVVPEINSDLLKGYERGIIANPNCSTIQMVLALHLVHERFGIKTIVVSTYQAVSGAGKSGIDELNDQMEGKISPKKFIRQIHLNVVPQIGALLDSGFTDEEMKLVDETRRILRDPEISIWPTAIRVPVYYGHSESIFVETRTSFDMSSLAEALDESETVRHTDDMVSPIEIAGSDESHVCRLRSFDDRRFLIWNVADNIRTGAATNAVRILMKHRELNRAG
- a CDS encoding ECF transporter S component; protein product: MEAVSRFNTRRLVWTALLSAVATVLMYLDTALPIFPRFLKFDLSDLPPLIAAFAYGPVTGVLCELVKNLIHMLTTSSAGIGQLANFLMGSALVIPAGMIYRADRTKKGAIKGLLAGTVFTTIIAAFANYFVLLPFYSHLMPIEKIISMSSAVIPAIHDKLSLIIYGVVPFNILKGAVVSLLTFKLYKRMSALFRE